The Sporanaerobacter acetigenes DSM 13106 genome includes a region encoding these proteins:
- a CDS encoding ABC transporter ATP-binding protein translates to MEKTDYSWWDIIKIPFRYAPSYSASIALEKILSGLVPTLQVIVTAKFLDTAIAVVSGDMNYSEIFLPLISVVLLIVYSWVSEELVKLINVKLQMRLREKFRVTITEKRAKLKYKHVENKDTWDLISRVSKEPEIQCKNAYNNFLELIALFIRVIGLLVVLVAYVWWAALIISGILFSLFMVSLRSGEDMYEANREVSKYRRRFEYLGEVLTGRESVEERTLFGYTDEVNKKWEEQYETARKIEYNTDKMVYKRTMGRSIFTIFVSVIIIIILIRPVYRGLLSTGIFISISTGVIELTQLMSWQFTFYVTQFSKDKEYLKDLDIFMKLNETKGALDLPSTENIKFNSLEFRNVSFKYPGTDNYILRNISFIIRKGLHYAFVGVNGAGKTTITKLVTGLYDEFEGDILINGKNIKEYRQSELKSLCSVVYQDFAKYFISLKDNIAIGNINSMNQKGSENDIKDSMKIMGLEEVAEKLPKGWDTPLGKIKSGGLDLSGGQWQRVGMARAIVGNAPIKILDEPTAALDPISESHIYEEFEQISRGGTTIFISHRLGSTKLADEIFVIDHGSVAESGSHSELMKLDGIYANMYESQRSWYL, encoded by the coding sequence TTCCCACTTTACAGGTAATAGTAACAGCTAAATTTTTGGATACTGCCATAGCTGTGGTTTCTGGCGATATGAATTATAGCGAGATATTTTTGCCTTTGATTTCAGTAGTTTTGCTTATAGTCTATTCTTGGGTATCGGAAGAACTTGTAAAGCTAATAAATGTGAAGTTACAAATGAGGCTCAGAGAAAAATTTAGGGTTACCATTACTGAAAAAAGGGCAAAACTGAAGTATAAACATGTAGAGAACAAAGACACCTGGGATTTGATTTCAAGGGTGTCGAAGGAACCTGAGATTCAATGCAAAAATGCTTACAACAATTTTTTGGAATTGATAGCTTTATTCATAAGAGTCATAGGATTGTTAGTCGTATTGGTTGCTTATGTTTGGTGGGCAGCATTAATTATATCTGGAATTTTATTTTCTTTATTTATGGTATCCTTGAGAAGCGGAGAAGATATGTATGAAGCAAACAGGGAAGTATCCAAGTACAGAAGAAGATTCGAGTATTTGGGAGAAGTCTTAACGGGAAGAGAAAGTGTGGAAGAAAGAACTCTTTTCGGATATACGGATGAGGTTAACAAAAAATGGGAAGAACAGTATGAAACAGCAAGAAAAATTGAATATAATACGGATAAGATGGTTTATAAGAGGACAATGGGAAGAAGTATATTCACTATATTTGTTTCCGTGATAATAATTATAATTTTAATAAGACCCGTATATAGAGGGCTGTTAAGCACAGGAATTTTTATATCAATTTCTACAGGAGTTATTGAGCTTACACAATTGATGTCTTGGCAGTTTACTTTTTATGTAACACAATTTTCTAAGGACAAGGAGTATTTGAAAGATCTAGATATTTTCATGAAGCTGAATGAAACAAAAGGTGCTTTGGATCTGCCTTCAACTGAAAATATAAAGTTTAATTCACTTGAATTTAGAAATGTATCCTTTAAATATCCGGGTACCGACAATTATATACTGAGAAATATTTCTTTTATTATAAGAAAGGGACTTCATTATGCTTTTGTGGGAGTTAACGGAGCAGGAAAAACTACTATAACAAAACTTGTGACGGGGCTGTATGATGAATTTGAAGGGGATATATTAATAAACGGAAAGAATATTAAAGAATATAGACAGAGCGAACTAAAATCCCTGTGCTCAGTGGTATATCAGGATTTTGCCAAGTACTTTATTTCGTTGAAAGATAATATCGCCATAGGAAATATCAACAGTATGAATCAAAAAGGTTCAGAAAACGATATCAAAGATTCCATGAAGATAATGGGGTTGGAAGAAGTAGCGGAAAAGCTGCCCAAAGGATGGGATACTCCTCTCGGCAAGATTAAGAGTGGCGGTTTGGATCTATCTGGAGGTCAGTGGCAGAGAGTAGGCATGGCAAGAGCAATTGTAGGCAATGCTCCGATCAAAATATTGGATGAACCTACGGCAGCCCTTGATCCCATAAGCGAAAGCCATATTTATGAAGAATTTGAACAGATAAGCAGAGGTGGGACCACAATTTTTATAAGTCACAGGCTGGGTTCAACTAAACTCGCCGATGAAATTTTCGTGATTGATCACGGGTCTGTTGCAGAGAGCGGTTCTCACAGTGAACTGATGAAGCTTGATGGAATTTATGCAAATATGTATGAGAGCCAAAGGAGTTGGTATCTATGA